The following are encoded in a window of Paenibacillus polymyxa genomic DNA:
- the fabZ gene encoding 3-hydroxyacyl-ACP dehydratase FabZ has product MDKLQLDVNQIQEIIPHRAPFLLVDRIIELEEGKRAVGIKNVTMNEPHFIGHFPGYPVMPGVLITEALAQVGAVALLHLESNRGKIGFLAGLDGFRFRGQVVPGDTLTLEVEITRSKGAFGKGKATAKVGDTVVAEGEIMFALSDPPHK; this is encoded by the coding sequence ATGGACAAATTGCAATTGGATGTTAATCAAATTCAGGAGATTATCCCACATCGAGCGCCTTTTTTATTGGTGGATCGTATTATTGAGCTGGAGGAAGGGAAAAGAGCAGTAGGCATTAAAAATGTAACGATGAATGAGCCTCATTTCATTGGACATTTTCCGGGGTATCCTGTTATGCCTGGTGTGTTGATCACCGAAGCACTGGCTCAAGTTGGGGCTGTCGCATTACTGCACTTAGAGAGCAATCGTGGCAAAATCGGGTTCTTGGCAGGGTTGGATGGTTTCCGTTTCCGTGGGCAGGTGGTTCCTGGGGATACACTGACGCTTGAAGTGGAAATCACTCGTTCCAAAGGCGCATTTGGCAAAGGGAAAGCTACGGCTAAAGTAGGCGATACGGTAGTAGCTGAGGGCGAAATTATGTTTGCTTTATCTGACCCTCCCCATAAATAA
- a CDS encoding DNA-directed RNA polymerase subunit beta — protein MKEEQSDSRPVPEKTKSRWRTARYFIVPLLLLLSLLGGLIAGYVIVGKQGLSGVFEWKTWQHVIDLIFAP, from the coding sequence ATGAAAGAAGAACAATCTGATTCCCGTCCGGTGCCTGAAAAGACGAAGTCCCGCTGGCGTACTGCTCGTTATTTCATAGTTCCGTTGCTGCTCTTGTTATCGCTGTTAGGCGGCTTAATTGCAGGATATGTAATTGTAGGTAAGCAAGGGTTGTCAGGCGTGTTCGAGTGGAAAACCTGGCAGCATGTCATTGATCTTATATTTGCGCCTTAG
- a CDS encoding flagellar hook-basal body protein: MNNSMIGAMVSMASVQQRLDLIADNIANINTVGYKSKQGSFEDVLANVQQQPSTYLQNGRAMPLGYNLGYGVKTAAIMKNMEQGPLKETGLPTDLAIQGNAMFEVQGNGQKAWTRDGSFHFVPDPNDSATMMLTTAEGYSVLDNNDVPVTAPAGSKVAINSDGELLIRANGIGNPTVGQRIKLMDVQRPEGLEQRDDNLFVLLNGVTEANVFGAAGVAGAVPADVSVRSGYLEESNVDLAGEMTDMMQVQRMYQMAARALTSSDTMMNLANNLRA, encoded by the coding sequence ATGAACAACTCCATGATTGGCGCAATGGTATCTATGGCCAGTGTGCAGCAGCGTTTGGATTTAATTGCCGATAATATTGCTAATATCAATACAGTTGGTTATAAGAGTAAACAGGGTTCCTTTGAAGATGTATTGGCCAATGTGCAGCAACAGCCTTCAACGTATCTCCAAAATGGACGAGCCATGCCGCTCGGCTATAATTTGGGCTACGGAGTTAAAACGGCCGCAATCATGAAAAATATGGAGCAAGGTCCGCTCAAGGAGACGGGACTTCCTACCGATCTGGCGATTCAAGGTAATGCCATGTTTGAAGTCCAGGGGAATGGGCAAAAAGCTTGGACCCGTGACGGTAGCTTTCATTTTGTTCCTGATCCAAATGATAGTGCGACGATGATGTTGACCACTGCTGAAGGTTACTCCGTGCTGGATAACAATGATGTTCCTGTGACTGCTCCAGCGGGTTCCAAGGTGGCTATTAACTCGGATGGCGAATTGCTGATTCGTGCTAATGGAATTGGGAATCCGACGGTTGGTCAGAGAATCAAGCTAATGGATGTACAGCGTCCAGAGGGACTGGAACAGCGGGATGATAACCTATTCGTGTTGTTGAATGGTGTAACAGAGGCAAATGTATTCGGAGCAGCAGGTGTGGCAGGTGCTGTTCCAGCGGACGTATCTGTGCGTTCCGGTTATCTTGAGGAATCTAATGTGGATTTAGCGGGCGAAATGACGGATATGATGCAAGTTCAGCGGATGTATCAAATGGCGGCACGGGCACTAACTTCTAGCGATACGATGATGAACCTGGCCAACAATCTGAGGGCTTAA